From the genome of Nocardia mangyaensis:
GGAACCGAACCGCCCGCCTTTACCCGCCGCGGAGTCGACATAGAACCCTGCCTGCTTGTCGCTGTTGAGGTGGTCGATCTCGGCCTGGCTGCTCAGTGGCGGAATGTCGTCGTAGTCGCCCCAGAACGGGCCCAACTCTCGGCTGTAGCTGTCGGTGGCCGCGATCTTGTTCGGGTGGCTGGTCGAGAAGCTGAGGTGGTGCTTCGGGAACTCACATATCCCCCGGCCCTCGGTCCAGCTGAGGTGGGCGGTGTTGTAGACCGCGTTGGCTCGCGCGAGTTCCTCGCGAGCCAAGATCAGCAGCGACCGTGCCCGCCCCGCTGACTCGTGCTCGAGCAGGGTCTGAGCGTCACAGATCAACCCGACCACGTTGGCCGTCAGCGCTCGCCAATACCGGCGCGATACCTCTGGCTTCATCTTCACTCCCATGCCCGCATGATGGCCTACCCCACCGACGTGCA
Proteins encoded in this window:
- a CDS encoding AbiV family abortive infection protein; amino-acid sequence: MGVKMKPEVSRRYWRALTANVVGLICDAQTLLEHESAGRARSLLILAREELARANAVYNTAHLSWTEGRGICEFPKHHLSFSTSHPNKIAATDSYSRELGPFWGDYDDIPPLSSQAEIDHLNSDKQAGFYVDSAAGKGGRFGSPLDVEPDPVLSELQVVAQLAEMSLIRDHTRMRDGDQPYDSTYDLQSELTPIAHPEEFAEFIAEISAAADES